A single uncultured Methanolobus sp. DNA region contains:
- a CDS encoding thioredoxin domain-containing protein: MSKVELLDFSATWCGPCKMQKPFLEKVEAELGDKVEVKVIDVDQNQSLAAQYGIQAVPTLIILKDGEMVKRFTGLTTAGILLEELKKVL, translated from the coding sequence ATGAGCAAAGTAGAACTTTTGGATTTCAGTGCAACATGGTGCGGACCATGTAAAATGCAGAAGCCTTTCCTTGAGAAGGTAGAAGCAGAGCTTGGTGACAAGGTCGAAGTGAAGGTCATTGATGTAGACCAGAACCAGAGTCTTGCAGCACAATACGGTATCCAGGCAGTACCAACACTTATTATCCTCAAGGACGGAGAAATGGTAAAGCGTTTCACAGGTCTTACAACCGCAGGCATCCTCCTTGAAGAGCTTAAAAAGGTGCTTTAA
- a CDS encoding nicotinate-nucleotide pyrophosphorylase, which yields MIDFFDLYLAEDCPYGDETTELLEIQGNGRLRIKSREHGVAACMDDLAAFYRKNGLEVVSMISDGAEFNPNDVIFEAQGDLPTIFKLWRISQTFLSMVCSIASKTRFAVELARKSNPDIMVATSRKTHPGFRKYELKAVKIGGGDHHRNSLSDSILITQNHLDIMEKRVKLRSMRKIEIEPRTREEAFESAPVADVLLLDHYSPEELETLIPQLRALNPKLEIGVGGIDLGMISDYAKHVDFIVTTAPYYAKPLDLTSKIRRI from the coding sequence ATGATAGACTTTTTTGACCTTTACCTTGCAGAGGATTGCCCATACGGAGATGAGACTACCGAACTTCTTGAGATTCAAGGCAATGGAAGGCTTCGTATCAAATCAAGGGAACATGGGGTTGCGGCTTGCATGGATGACCTTGCGGCTTTCTACAGGAAAAATGGTCTTGAAGTCGTGAGCATGATTTCAGATGGAGCCGAGTTCAATCCGAATGATGTTATTTTTGAAGCTCAGGGTGACCTGCCAACCATTTTCAAACTCTGGAGGATATCACAGACATTCCTTTCAATGGTCTGTTCCATTGCATCAAAAACACGCTTTGCTGTTGAGCTTGCAAGAAAATCAAATCCTGACATAATGGTGGCAACAAGTCGCAAGACCCATCCGGGATTCAGGAAATATGAGCTTAAGGCGGTAAAGATTGGTGGAGGTGACCACCACCGCAACTCTCTCAGTGATTCTATTCTTATCACACAGAACCATCTCGATATCATGGAAAAGCGTGTAAAGCTCAGGTCCATGCGCAAGATAGAGATAGAGCCAAGGACCAGGGAAGAGGCTTTTGAGTCTGCTCCGGTTGCAGATGTACTCCTGCTTGACCATTACAGTCCTGAGGAACTGGAAACACTTATTCCGCAGTTGCGTGCCCTGAATCCCAAACTTGAGATTGGAGTAGGTGGAATTGATCTGGGAATGATCTCTGATTATGCAAAGCATGTAGACTTTATTGTAACTACTGCTCCGTATTATGCAAAACCTCTTGATCTGACTTCTAAGATTCGTAGGATCTAG
- the acs gene encoding acetate--CoA ligase — MSENFDVKLDGKSYLPDPSVKENSWIGDYETAYNEFLNDPEKHWENVAEELEWFEKWDKVREWDHPHVKWFTNAKMNITHNCLDRHVMNGKRNKVAIIWVGDNGEEIVLTYRQLYRDVMRFANGLKSLGVEKGDRVCIYMPFVPEQIIAMLACARIGAVHSVVFGGFGANALHSRIKDAQAKIVITADASLRRGKRIDLKTLVDEAVVNASSVEKIVVLRRMTPQMELFSEIEVDFYEIMEDVEKECEPEVMDSEDPLFILYTSGTTGPAKGIVHTCGGYMVGTYYTTKNMFDLKESDVMWCTADPGWITGHSYIVYGPLAMGATILISETTPDYPDPGVWWSMIEEFDVTIFYTAPTAIRMFMRMGEEWPEKYNLSSLRILGSVGEPLNPEAFEWYYRVIGKEKCPILDTWWQTETGMHMLTTTVGEPMKPGFAGRPVPGIVADVVDENGEPVPAGTGGFLVVKEPWPSMMRTVYNNDERYRQYWSTIGKYYAAGDLAVKDEDGYIMILGRSDDVLIVAGHNIGSAEVESALVSHEAVAEAAVIGKPDPLKGDSIKAFIILRMGYTASDKLKLELVYHVRMNLGPIAIPSEIEFVESLPKTRSGKIMRRLLKAQELGQDPGDISTLED; from the coding sequence ATGTCTGAAAATTTTGATGTCAAATTGGATGGGAAAAGCTATCTTCCTGATCCTTCTGTAAAAGAAAATTCATGGATAGGCGATTATGAAACTGCTTACAATGAATTCCTTAATGATCCTGAAAAACACTGGGAAAACGTTGCTGAAGAACTTGAGTGGTTCGAAAAATGGGATAAGGTCAGAGAATGGGACCATCCACACGTAAAGTGGTTTACCAATGCAAAAATGAATATCACTCACAACTGTCTTGACAGGCATGTAATGAATGGTAAGAGGAATAAGGTAGCTATCATCTGGGTAGGGGATAATGGCGAGGAAATTGTTCTCACATATCGCCAGCTTTACCGTGATGTTATGAGATTTGCAAATGGTCTTAAGTCCCTTGGAGTAGAGAAGGGTGACCGTGTTTGTATTTACATGCCTTTCGTCCCTGAGCAGATCATAGCAATGCTTGCATGTGCACGTATCGGTGCTGTACACAGTGTAGTCTTTGGTGGATTCGGTGCCAATGCACTTCACTCAAGGATCAAGGATGCACAGGCAAAAATAGTCATAACTGCTGATGCAAGTCTGAGGCGTGGAAAGAGGATCGACCTCAAAACACTTGTAGACGAGGCTGTTGTTAACGCTTCCAGTGTAGAGAAGATCGTTGTTCTCAGGAGAATGACACCGCAGATGGAGCTTTTCTCAGAGATCGAGGTCGATTTCTACGAGATAATGGAAGATGTGGAAAAGGAATGTGAGCCTGAGGTAATGGATTCCGAGGATCCGCTGTTCATTCTTTACACCAGTGGAACCACAGGCCCTGCAAAGGGAATCGTGCACACCTGTGGTGGTTACATGGTCGGTACATATTATACAACAAAGAATATGTTCGACCTCAAAGAGAGCGACGTCATGTGGTGTACTGCAGACCCGGGATGGATCACAGGCCACAGTTATATTGTATATGGTCCGCTTGCTATGGGTGCAACTATCCTGATATCCGAGACAACTCCTGATTATCCTGACCCTGGTGTCTGGTGGAGCATGATAGAGGAGTTCGATGTTACTATCTTCTATACAGCACCTACTGCTATCAGAATGTTTATGAGAATGGGCGAGGAGTGGCCAGAAAAGTACAACCTCAGTTCACTGAGGATACTGGGTTCTGTCGGTGAGCCTCTAAATCCTGAGGCTTTTGAATGGTATTATCGTGTGATCGGCAAGGAAAAGTGTCCGATACTTGATACATGGTGGCAGACCGAGACCGGAATGCACATGCTCACAACAACTGTCGGTGAGCCGATGAAGCCTGGATTTGCAGGCCGTCCGGTTCCGGGTATCGTTGCAGATGTAGTCGATGAGAACGGTGAACCTGTTCCTGCCGGTACAGGTGGTTTCCTTGTTGTAAAGGAGCCATGGCCTTCCATGATGAGAACGGTTTACAACAACGATGAGAGATACCGCCAGTACTGGAGCACAATCGGAAAATACTACGCAGCAGGCGACCTTGCTGTAAAGGATGAGGATGGCTACATCATGATCCTTGGACGTTCCGATGATGTCCTGATCGTTGCCGGTCACAACATCGGCAGTGCAGAAGTTGAAAGTGCCCTCGTTTCCCACGAAGCTGTTGCAGAAGCAGCAGTAATCGGCAAACCCGACCCACTCAAGGGAGATTCAATCAAGGCTTTCATCATTCTGCGTATGGGCTACACAGCCAGCGACAAGCTCAAACTGGAACTTGTCTACCACGTCAGGATGAACCTCGGTCCGATAGCAATTCCTTCTGAGATCGAGTTCGTGGAATCCCTGCCAAAGACCCGAAGCGGAAAAATTATGAGGCGTCTCCTCAAGGCTCAGGAACTTGGCCAGGACCCCGGAGACATTTCCACACTGGAGGATTGA